A region of uncultured Carboxylicivirga sp. DNA encodes the following proteins:
- a CDS encoding ADP-ribosylglycohydrolase family protein — protein sequence MRGSIIGDIIGSAFIESPQSTTDFQLLKPFSAYTTDTVLTIAIADAIIKKQSYEDSLRHWVSKFPKAGYRKKFMDWALSDKPNQQYNSSGDGAARRVAPIGFSAQTLEEAMEQAKEATIITHALEPKIKAAQAMTGAIFLARKGESKEEISEFLKSKIGYELPTSLNKEEINPLIKKYKSPAPAALLAFLDSTNFEDAIRKAIWLEGPTNTIASITGGLAQAYYKHIPKALVRKTLSRIDPEMESVMEDFEKIHCKEVLQSNQDIKFNFH from the coding sequence ATGAGAGGATCAATAATCGGAGACATAATTGGCTCTGCTTTTATAGAGTCACCACAAAGTACAACAGATTTTCAGCTTTTAAAGCCATTCTCGGCCTACACAACAGATACGGTTCTGACCATTGCCATAGCTGATGCCATCATAAAAAAACAATCATACGAGGATAGCTTACGTCATTGGGTCAGTAAATTTCCTAAGGCAGGTTACAGAAAGAAATTTATGGATTGGGCATTATCCGATAAACCTAATCAACAATACAATAGTTCCGGTGATGGGGCAGCACGGAGAGTAGCACCCATTGGTTTTTCAGCTCAAACTTTAGAAGAAGCGATGGAGCAGGCAAAAGAGGCTACGATCATTACACATGCGCTTGAACCTAAGATTAAGGCAGCACAGGCTATGACGGGAGCTATATTTTTAGCAAGAAAAGGTGAAAGCAAAGAAGAAATCAGTGAATTTTTAAAAAGTAAAATAGGGTACGAACTTCCAACTTCACTTAATAAAGAAGAAATAAACCCATTGATTAAAAAATATAAATCTCCGGCTCCGGCTGCTTTGTTAGCTTTTCTGGATTCAACCAATTTTGAAGATGCTATCCGAAAAGCAATCTGGCTTGAAGGACCAACCAATACGATTGCATCCATTACGGGTGGTTTAGCACAGGCATATTATAAGCATATTCCCAAAGCCCTAGTTAGAAAGACACTCTCCAGAATTGATCCGGAAATGGAAAGCGTGATGGAAGACTTTGAAAAAATACACTGCAAGGAAGTTTTGCAGAGTAATCAGGATATAAAATTTAATTTTCATTAA